A window of Solea senegalensis isolate Sse05_10M linkage group LG20, IFAPA_SoseM_1, whole genome shotgun sequence contains these coding sequences:
- the wdyhv1 gene encoding protein N-terminal glutamine amidohydrolase, which yields MSRGDGILPARGNCVYTSCYCEENVWKLCEFIRKERTAALEHVFAVFISNENRTVPLWKQKSGHGNQPVIWDYHVILLVVDPQSEALVYDLDSELSFPCSLKVYAAQALRSDHTLRPEYHRKLRVVPADSFLLNFASDRSHMKTSDGSWRMPPPLYPPVQTTESHMNLDDFISVDPAVGWGTVFRLDHFLQSYTTMSSSSSSLSW from the exons ATGAGCAGAGGAGACGGGATTTTACCGGCTCGTGGAAACTGCGTGTACACCAGCTGTTACTG tgaagAAAATGTTTGGAAACTCTGTGAGTTTATCAGGAAGGAGAGAACGGCAGCGCTGGAGCAcgtgtttgctgtttttatctCAAATGAGAACAGAACG GTTCCTCTGTGGAAACAGAAGTCAGGACATGGAAACCAGCCAGTGATCTGG GACTACCATGTGATTCTGCTGGTGGTGGATCCTCAGTCAGAAGCTCTGGTTTATGACCTGGACTCTGAGCTGTCGTTTCCCTGCAGTCTGAAAGTGTATGCTGCCCAGGCTCTCCGCTCAGACCACACCCTCCGACCTGAGTACCACAG GAAGTTGCGTGTCGTACCTGCCGACAGCTTCCTGCTGAACTTTGCGTCCGATCGCTCGCACATGAAGACGTCCGACGGCTCCTGGAGGATGCCCCCCCCTCTGTACCCACCCGTTCAAACCACAG AGAGTCACATGAACCTGGACGACTTCATCAGTGTGGACCCTGCTGTTGGCTGGGGGACGGTCTTCAGGCTGGACCACTTCCTGCAGAGCTACACCAcaatgtcttcatcatcatcatcgttgtcatggtaa
- the bop1 gene encoding ribosome biogenesis protein bop1 produces MKERSRNMRSSNEQTEKMKKAREKTTKRSKEEEEEKEEEIFNFKNKPAEEKEEEDDDLSDSEESVFSGLEDSGSDSEEDDDDDKEEDDEDAAEEGDGSDEDVTVESQNNQQTEGKTKKKKGGVTGEQQKDEYEQDSSDEEDIRNTVGNIPMEWYKDFPHIGYNLDGKKIYKPIRNKDELDDFLDKMENPDYWRTVHDKQTARDVVLSDEQVDLVNRLQKGQFGDVNFNEYQPTVEFFSKDVMIHPVTNRPADKRSFIPSLIEKEKVSKLVHAIKMGWIKPRRVDDDSRGRFYDLWANEDSSILANHKMHLPAPKTPLPGHQESYNPPPEYLLTEEELAVWEQQDPSDRKFPFVPTRFSNLRQVPAYQRFIHERFERCLDLYLCPRQRKMRVNVNPEDLIPNLPKPKDLQPFPTTQSQVYRGHSGLVRSISVSPTGQWLASGSDDGSVRFWEVCSSRCMKTVQVGGAVKSVAWNPNPSVCLLAVALDSVVLVLSPSLADRQVVSSSERLLSGEQESTEEAGPVTWSDTEEEEQSQGIRLKIQHPKAVHQVVWHSKGDYLASVMPDHSSHLQVFIHQVSRRRSQNPFRKNKGLVQCVSFHPVRPYFFVATQRSVRIYNLVKQEMTKKLQANSKWISSMAVHPGGDHVICGSYDCKLSWFDLDLSTKPYKMLRHHKKAVRGVAYHRNYPLFASASDDGSVIVCHGTVFNDLLQNPLIVPVKVLRGHVITHDLGILDVTFHPTQPWVFSSGADATIRLFT; encoded by the exons ATGAAGGAGCGGAGCAGAAACATGCGGAGTAGCAACGAACAGacagaaaagatgaagaaagCCCGAGAGAAAACGACAAAGAGgagtaaagaagaagaagaggaaaaggaggaggag ATCTTtaacttcaaaaacaaacctgctgaagaaaaagaagaggaggacgatgatCTGTCGGACAGTGAAGAAAGTGTCTTCTCTGGACTCGAGGATTCTGGGAGTGATAGTGAGgaagacgacgacgatgacaaagaggaggatgatgaggatgctGCAGAAGAAGGTGATGGTAGTGATGAGGATGTGACCGTGGAGTCGCAGAACAATCAACAG ACAGAgggaaagacaaagaagaaaaagggtgGAGTTACAGGAGAACAACAGAAAGACGAGTATGAACAGGATTCATCAGATGAGGAG GACATCCGGAACACTGTGGGGAACATTCCCATGGAGTGGTACAAAGACTTCCCTCACATCGGCTACAACCTGGACGGCAAGAAAATCTACAAACCAATCAGAAACAAGGATGAACTTGACGACTTCCTGGACAAGATGGAGAACCCGGACTACTG GAGGACGGTCCATGACAAACAGACAGCGAGGGACGTGGTTCTGTCAGACGAGCAGGTGGATTTGGTGAATCGTCTGCAGAAAGGACAGTTTGGAGACGTCAACTTCAATGAGTACCAG cCCACAGTTGAGTTCTTCAGTAAAGACGTGATGATTCATCCTGTCACAAACAGACCTGCAGACAAACGCAGCTTCATCCCGTCACTCATCGAGAAAGagaag GTGTCCAAACTCGTCCACGCGATAAAGATGGGTTGGATCAAACCTCGGCGAGTGGACGACGACTCTCGGGGCCGTTTCTACGACCTGTGGGCGAACGAGGACTCGTCGattctggccaatcacaaaaTGCATCTGCCCGCCCCCAAGACTCCTCTGCCCGGCCACCAGGAGTCGTACAACCCACCCCCCGAGTACCTGTTGACCGAGGAGGAG ctggcTGTGTGGGAGCAGCAGGATCCGTCGGACAGGAAGTTCCCGTTTGTCCCCACACGTTTCTCAAACCTCCGTCAGGTTCCTGCGTATCAGCGTTTCATTCACGAGAGATTTGAGCGCTGCCTCGACCTTTACCTGTGCCCCCGACAGAGGAAGATGAGG gtgAATGTGAATCCAGAGGATTTGATTCCTAATCTTCCAAAACCCAAAGACCTGCAGCCGTTTCCTACGACACAGTCTCAG gtgtacCGTGGTCACAGTGGTCTGGTCCGGTCCATCAGTGTGTCTCCAACAGGACAGTGGCTCGCTTCAG GTTCTGACGACGGTTCTGTCAGGTTCTGGGAGGTGTGTTCGTCTCGCTGTATGAAGACAGTCCAGGTGGGCGGAGCTGTGAAGAGCGTCGCCTGGAACCCaaatccatctgtctgtctactTGCTGTCGCCCT ggACTCGGTAGTGTTGGTCCTGTCGCCCTCtctggcagacagacaggttgtCTCATCGTCAGAGCGACTCCTGTCTGGAGAGCAGGAGTCAACAGAGGAGGCGGGGCCTGTGACCTGGAGCGAcaccgaggaggaggagcaaagtCAGGGCATCCGCCTCAAAATCCAACATCCCAAA GCCGTCCACCAGGTGGTGTGGCACTCTAAAGGAGACTACCTGGCGTCAGTGATGCCTGATCACTCAAGCCACCTACAGGTGTTCATCCACCAGGTGAGCCGGAGGCGTAGTCAGAACCCCTTCAGGAAGAACAAAGGCCTGGTTCAGTGTGTGTCCTTCCACCCTGTGAGGCCGTACTTCTTTGTAGCCACACAGCGATCGGTGAGGATCTACAACCTCGTCAAACAGGAGATGACCAAGAAACTGCAGGCCAACTCCAAGTGGATCTCCAGCATGGCCGTCCACCCCGGGG gtgatcatgtgatctgtgGAAGTTATGACTGCAAACTGAGCTGGTTTGACCTCGACCTCTCAACTAAACCCTACAAGATGTTACG GCACCATAAAAAGGCGGTGAGGGGCGTGGCCTATCACAGAAATTACCCACTGTTTGCGTCGGCGTCTGATGATGGCTCAGTCATCGTGTGTCACGGAACCGTTTTcaa TGACCTGCTGCAGAATCCACTCATCGTCCCGGTGAAGGTCCtcagaggtcatgtgatcactcATGACCTTGGCATTCTGGATGTGACCTTTCACCCCACACAACCCTGGGTCTTCTCCTCCGGTGCAGATGCCACCATCCGCCTGTTCACCTAA